The genome window TCTGCTCGGCGACGTTCCCTTCCCAGTGGAGAGAATAAGTTTCTCAAAACCCTGCTTGGTGTTGccaattattttcatttcacTCTTAAAATGTTTGTGGTGTTGGACTTGAATTGGACCATGAATTGGTACCAGCATATAACCTTGATTGCTATGGAAATCCAGTCCCCGTTTCCCAATCGTCTATGGGCATATAGATAGGACTTAGGCATTTTCAGATGGCACAAGAGAGGATTTGGCTTCCGTCACTTTTTGAATCATGTATACAAGTTTGTTAAACATAATCCTGCACTTGTGCCATTACATAATTAGACAGGTTCTctttcttttaacttttttccAGAAGAAAGCATTTACTTGTATTCTCATTTTTACAGCTACGTTCAACTGATTTGCTCGCCGATCGATCTGAGTGATCGTTTTGTTTGGCAACTCTGTTTGCACATGAAAGATGGCCATCATTTTTTTTGCTATTTATAGAAAACATTAGGATTTAAGGACTTGAGAAGGCTTTCTAAGGTGAAAAAATGGAATTGCAGGAAGAAGGGAagataaaatagattttatgtATAAATGTAAATGATAATCATCAACTAAATATGTATACAGATGTGAATAAGAaatggtcaaaagaaaaaattgggcAAGTGGCATCAAGAACAATCATTCACGTTAATCTGCAACATGGACAAGAGTTTCCAAAACACACCTAGATAATTATCTTCCTTCCATTCAAAATCGAAAGTAACGAAATGCAAGCTGTACAGAAAagtatatttaaaataaaagaatagaATCACTTTATTTCTGTCTTTTACCTTTCTACTGTTTTTGCTTGTGAATTGTAAGGCTTCAAAAACAGTAATGCTTTTGATAAAAACAAACTAAGTACAGAAGGATTATTGAACCTTCAAAACGTATTGCAATttccaaaacagaaaaaaaaaaaaattgaaataaataaagatcTAAATGTTCATGTCCACTTCTAGGGACTggtatattttggattttataACTGTCAAAATTGTTTAGTAATCGTAGCATTAGCACTGACAAGACCTTCTTACGGAGCCATTAGCCCCTCAATCGTGTAGGAAAGGGACTTTGCCCAGTCAGCTTTGAGAAGCAGTGTTTGCAAAGTTTGCATGACATTGTACCCGGGATCAAGTTTCCGCTGCCATCCCTGCAAAACATGATCAGTGAGATTTGTATAAGATCAGTTATTGATGACCACACCAATGATAATATAAATTGGAGCAAATTGCCTCTCAGATTTGTATACAATCAGTTATTGTCTATTTCGGCTACTCATGATAAACCTAttataatacaaaaaattatcgtatttgtttttctgagacaattaaattaaatttataaatagaaAGGAGTAAAGAATATATGACCAACAGACAAaagcagaaaaacaaaacggtgtgaaatgaaaaagaaaacacaactTGACAATCTGTGTGTGCTTTAATTTAATGTCTTTGTACTTATACATTGCACATGCCTATATAGCAAAGATTACAGAATTTCATAAGAGAATTCCCATGCTTCAGCTGCAGTAGataaagggaaaagaaatTACCTCAAGAACCAAAGTGGTTACCATGACAGTACAGACATTGCCATCAACATTGACTCTATGACGCCTAACTTTCTCCAGTAACTGCTGCATGCACTCAGCAGGATGGACCAGATCACCTTCTGGAGTACCCCAGAAAGCAAATGACTCCTCCACTTCCtgtaaaaagaagaagattagAAACTTTGGCCAAAAATAGACTAAAATCAAATACAGAATGTAGATAAAGGAGGGAAACTTGTAACAAAAGCTTCCTAAGTTCATAATATCATTGAGGAACTGCATTTGTCTACAACCATAACACACACAGTGatgaataaacaaaaaacGGAGTGAATACTACACAAATATCACATATTTCAATTGTGCTTGACAAAATTCACGCTTTGAGACAAGAAAGTATTACCAGGGGAAGTTGGATTGAAAAGCATtctaatatgaaatttgttcTTTGCATAATCTTAAGCATAAAGGAggaataaatatttaaagggAAAATATCAAACTTGCAAGTTATTTAATAAGGAACACCCAAACAGAATAAATGCAACGGATCTCCAGAACTGTTAAGGAAAAACTAACAAGGCAAAACCTTTGAAGTTGAATTAGGGTTCAAGAGAGTTGAGTTTcataaacaaacataaaattactaatgaattttccaagttccaattgaaaaatcaaatgataCAACCTTATCCCAATCATTCCTGGTAATAAATTTAAGATGCCTAACAATTTTACCTCAATGAAAGCCTTCGGATCTGGGCACTTCTGTTGCTTTGATAGTCTGAGCGTGCACTCAGCAGCAGTACGCCCATCACGAAGAGCAACAGCCTTGAAAAATTCCACTAAATTTACTCTATCACTTTTAGAGAGTTCAGCAGTCATGCCTACGTCAAGGAAAATGACATGAGGCTTTGATTTGAAGAGTCGCTTCCGAGAAGACTTGCTCTGAGCCACCCGGACAAGGATATTTCCAGGATGCATGTCTGCATGAATAAAGTTGTCCACCTGAAAGAAGAAATTCTGATTACTTCGAACATAATTAAACCACAAAAAATCAAGgagaatctctctctctctctctctctctctctctctctctctctctctctcaagttaCTTGCCCATTTTTAGAGAGGAGATGGTGGAAGATAGAACAatacagagaaaaaaaatcaaccatGTAAATTTACAtgaaagacaataatttgttGGGCTCATGTTTCAATATactaaacaaaaaagaaaagaaaacgatAAACATGAAGGATAAGATATTAGAAAGATAGTAGCTTTCctacctttttttctctttttatgtATTCAGACCACATTCAGGTATATCAACTGGTATAATTCACAAACTTTAAGACACAACAAGATGCTTATCATATTTTTACACAGTTCAATCAAAATAGTCCAAAAGCATAAATGCATTGCAAGCAACATCaaaggtatatatatgttaccAGGAGCATCTTCAAAAGTGCGTGTGTCCCAATGTGAGCAAGTGCAGATTTAATCCGATCATGGCCTTCAAGATCATCGACATAGTGTGAGACACATTCCCCTTGTTCATAAGTTTCCACCAAAACAGCAGGATGCACAAGTGGATACAAAGGCTTGGGGAAAGAGACAtccttccatctacggaaattatatataaagcgACTCAAATGGGCAGCTTCCCTTGCAAGATCAACTTGAGACATCATAAAAACTGCAAACTGCTGTACACTCTCATCCAATCTCCACCACTTTAAAGCAGGAAtgaactttgaaatttttgctACCAGAttgattataacaaaatctcTCCTAATCGATTCACCAACACCAGGATGCCTAACCTTTACGGCAACTACTATGGGCTTCACCTGTTGACCAGGGTACCTAAATCTTAAAGTAGCTCGATGCACTTGAGCAATACTTCCAGATGCTACTGGTTTCTCttcaaaattatcaaaaatCTCAGGGAGCTTGCGGCCAAACGCTCGTTCGATAGTTTTCTTCGTGTAGGCAAAGCTATGTTCAGGAGCTTTGGTGTGAAGCTCTGAGAGCTTGGTGCATAAATCTCTCGGGAAGAGATCAGGCCGTGTAGCTGCCCATTGACCCCATTTGATGAAAGCTGGACCTGCCAATTCCAATGTACGGTGAACAACATGAAGCCACAATCTCCTAAACTCAGGTCCACAACAGTCAGCAAAAGCAGCCATCATTATACTGGGGGAGAACAAAATCCCTAGATAGAGTGCTCTCATGACCAAGATTGCACCTTCGAAAACTGAAAACACTAATGAGGTCATAAAAGCATGTCCATCTTGTGCACGCATGTACAATGTATTTGGTGATGGGTGGTAGTCCGTTTCTGAAAAAGACCTCTGCGCCCATGCTAGTTTCCCACTTGTGATGGCAAAAATACCAGGAAGTATGAGATTAGAGCGGGTTACAGCCAAGCTGAAAGCTTGAGCAATATTAGTTATACCTGAAAATCCACGACcattaaaagaaaatctaTCGGAGAGCCTTTTCCAAGCAAGTTGGGCATGATGTTTCACTGCACTTCTTGCTGGAATGATCGCAAAACTCCTGGAATAATTACTACGGCAAAAAATGTTGGCGGTATTGTACAATGAGAATGGGGTATTTCCTCTAGCAGGAAACGTATAGTCCCTGTAGAATCTGTATTGGGGAAGACGGAGGCCAACTCTAACAAATGTCCCATACTTGTCCGCTTCTGGACAGCTGTGTTTCTGGCTTGTAACAACGGAATTCGCAACTTTCCTAAAACCTCTGAACGTCAAAAATCTGCGTTGCAAATATCAAGCCAATTAAATTAGCACAATACCATTTCCATTGGTGGagaaaatttaagaaattCAAGGCTTGCTTCATTTCTCAGCTCCCTTTCTCATTTGCAATATATATCCATTTTTCAAAAGGAAGAGCACGAACTATACGCGAATTCCAGTGCATCACCACAAATTAAAGGCGATTGGATCATCaggggaaaggaaaaaaaaaaaaaaaaaaactaacccTAGCTGAAGCAAAACGatagaaaaccaaaagaaaggcGACGGACCTTGACATGGTGATCGAATCTGAGGAAGACTGGTTGGAGCTAAAGTGCGTTGATGTAGGAGGAGGTGTGAGGTTGCAGTAACCAGCATCTTTTCCTCATGGACTCTAGCCTTAGGCAACGTCCTTGTTCATGCTCGAGAGCTTTTGATAATGATTTTCCGGATTGTTATAGGTCGGTGAGTTTTAGGGTTTCAGACAACGTAAACAAACAGCAGCAGATCAATGCTTGGAtcggaagaagaagaacagagCGGCCTTGCCGTGGGTAATGGGGTCGTTATTGGGCCCAGTCTCGTGGGCCTCACGCAATGCTGCTTTTCTTAGTTGCCGACCTATCGAGNNNNNNNNNNNNNNNNNNNNNNNNNNNNNNNNNNNNNNNNNNNNNNNNNNNNNNNNNNNNNNNNNNNNNNNNNNNNNNNNNNNNNNNNNNNNNNNNNNNNGAttaggtgccacgtgtcccaaaaAAGTAGAGCCGTtcggctagactatttttcaaaaagaaaaatacagtacagccgcacggctgtactatgtaaatatagtatttaattaataaataaataaaagaaagaaggaccctccatatatattacgactaattatagtaattcaaaaaggataagatattacttaattaatatattaaatgaaagaagttggccaaaagaaaaagtaaagaaactaattatatattttaaaaatttatacttttcaaaaaaaaaacacatgaacacttctcccgacgaaatttcgtcggcaaagatctatgccgacaaaatttgccggattaggtttcccccgacgaaaatatctttgccgacgaaatttcgtcgggagaggtcttatttttgaaaaataaatataaacttaggatgtttaggttaattaatttttaaaaattttgtttttagtaactacataatgggcattggagatttaattagttgaattagaaattatattttaattattatttatttaatgactgatttatgattaaatattttaattaacatcatgaattatattacttgatgaatagtaattcaatttctctttttctttttctcctttaatattcactaagttaattactaatcaaagtaattaaaaacgTGAAATACACACTATgatacttaaagggtgtagcctaccttttcataaaaaaaattaaaaaaattttttttaaaaaaaaaaactgagtatagccgttcggctatactatatttttaatataaaaaggaggacgccacgtgtctactttaaaaaattaacaaaaaacacagagtatagccgtgcggctgtactttttttggtttaaaaaaaaggagcctcCAGCGAttaggtgccacgtgtcccaaaaAAGTAGAGCCGTtcggctagactatttttcaaaaagaaaaatacagtACAGcggcacggctatactatgtaaatatagtatgtaattaataaataaataaaagaaagaaggacccTCCATATATATTACGACTAATTAGAGTAATTCAGAAATGATAAGAtgttacttaattacatatattaaatgaaagaagttggccaaaagaaaaagtaaagaaactacttatatatttttaaaatttatactttgcaaaaaaaaaaaaaaacacatgaacacttctcccgacaaaatttcgtcggcaaagatctatgccgacaaaatttgacggattaggtttcccccgacgaaaatatctttgccgacgaaatttcgtcgggagaggtcttatttttgaaaaagaaatataaacttaggatgtttaggttaattaatttttaaaaattttgtttttagtaacttcataatgggcattggagatttaattagttgaattagaaattatattttaataattatttatttaatgactgatttatgattaaatattttaattaacatcatgaattatatgacttgatgaatagtaattcaatttctctttttctttttctcctttaatattcactaagttaattactaatcaaagtaattaaaaaagtgaaatactTACTATgatacttaaagggtgtagcctaccttttcaaaaaattaaattaaattaaaatttttttttaaagtataaattttaaaaatataaaattagtttctttactttttcttttggccaacttccttcatttaatatatgcaattaagtaatatcttattcttttttaattactttaattagtcgtaatatatatatatatatatgtatatgtgtgtgtgtacgtacgtagtttacaataatacattcgtgttctatatgcatatccttttttaaaaagcaaacgtacaatagtcatattgtacatgtttgtacgtatttgtaatgctttttaaaaaataaaaaaatttaatttaatcctttttaataaacatataattactttctttgcttttgttttttggcccacTTCTTTgattcaatacatgtaatgGAGTaacatcttagcctttttgaattactttaattagtaattattaattagtattaaaaaaattatagaaaaagtccacaaaataattaaattctatttacatAGTATTGCCGCGcagctgtactatttttctttttgaaaaatagtctagccggccggctataccttttgggattttgaaaaatagtagagccgcacggctatactttttggGACACGTGGTGCCTAGTCGCTGGAggctctttttttaaaattcaaacacagagtatagccatgcggctcTACgccttttttgcatttaaaaatagtatggcttaggcctctttgacacgtgggcttaggcctctttgatACGTGGTCTTAGGCCTTGGGCcggcctttttatatatataatagtatagccgttcggttgtactccttttttgcatttagaaaataatatggctttacctctttgacacgtggccttaggcctctttgacacgtgggcttaggccatgggccaacctttttatatatataatagtatagccgcggcgctatataatttatttgaattttaagaaaattgtatagccatgcggctcTACgccttttttgcatttaaaaatagtatggcttaggcctctttgacacgtgggcttaggccttgggccggcctttttatatatgtaatagtatagccgcacggctataccatttatttgaattttaaaaaaatagtatagccgttcggctatactccttttttgcatttaaaaaatagtatggctttacctctttgacacgtgggcttagcccgtgggccggcctttttatatacataatagtatagccgcacggctatactatttatttgaattttaaaaaaatatagtatagccgtctGGCTATATTCCtgttttgcatttaaaaaatagtattgctttacctctttgacacgtgtccttaggcctctttgaaacgtgggcttaggccttgGGCCGGCCTCTttacatatataatagtatagccgcacggctatactatttatttgaatttttaaaaatagtatagccgctcggctctactctttttttgcatttaaaaaatagtatttctttacctctttgacacgtggcctaagggccggcctttttataattgtatagccgcacggctatactatttatttgaattaaaaaaatagtatagccattTGGCTGtactccttttttgcatttaaaaaagagtatggctttacctctttgacacgtgggcttagccCATGGGCCGGCCTTTTCATATacataatagtatagccacacggctatactatttatttgaattttaaaaaatatagtatagccactcggctatactacttttttccatttaaaaaatagtattgctttacctctttgacacgtggcctTAGGCCTCGttcacacgtgggcttaggccatgggctggcctttttatatatataatagtatagccgcacgactatacaatttatttgaattttaaaaaaatagtatagccgtttcggctatactccttttttgcatttaaaaatagtatggcttaggcttctttgacacgtgggcttaggcctctttgacacgtgggcttagcccatgggccggcctttttatatatatatatatatacataatagtatggccgcacggctatactatttttttgaattttaaaaaaatatagtatagccgtccgactctactccttttttgcatttaaaaaatagtatggcttaggcctctttgacacgtgggcttaggccatgggccggcctttttatatgtataatagtatagccgcacggctatactatttatttgaattttaaaaaaatagtatagccgttcggctatactccttttttgcatataaaaaatagtatggcttaggcctctttgacacgtgggcgtAGGCCTTGGGCCGGCCTTTTTcgatatataatagtatagccgcacggctataatatttatttgaattttaaaaaaatagtatagccaatcggctatactccttttttgaatttaaaaatagtatggcttaggcctctttgacacgtgggcttaggccatgtgccggcctttttatatataatagtatagccacatggctatactgtttatttgaattttaaaaaaatagtataggctatactccttttttgcatttaaaaatacTATGGCTTTACCtatttgacacgtgggctaaggccatgggccggcctttttatatatataatagtatagccgcacggctacactatttatttgaatttttaaaaaatagtatagccgttcggctatactccttttttgaattaaaaaattgtatggcttaggcctctttgacacgtgggcttaggcctctttgacacgtgggcttaggccatgggccggcctttttatatatataatagtatagccgcacggctagactatttatttgaattttaaaaaaaatagtatagccgttcggctatactccttttttgcatttataaaatagtatggctttacctctttgacacgtgggcttaggcctctttgacacgtgggctttgCCCATGGGCCTGCCtttttatatgtataatagtataattttttgtggattttctataatttttttttgggtattaaataataaagaaaataccATTACTAATtgaagtaattcaaaaagaataagatattatataattgcatatattgaattaaagaagtaggaaaaaaacaaaagtaaagaaactaattttatgtttttgaaattcttttataaaaaaaagaaaaaaaacttatcctttttaaaataatctttttaaaacaatatagccggcggctatactatttatatattaaaaaaggaTGCGGCAATGCaaaggtgccacgtgtcaaataAGTATGGCCGCCcaactatactatttttaaaggCAATTAGGGAATAAATGACTAtaccatttttttcttaaatatatattatttttattcaataatacgtgagaattatgtgtataataattgaaattttgtgtgtcttattgaaacttttgtaaaaaaatagttGTATTAAACTTGAGAAATACATGCGTACGTGTATAAAATAGCAACTAatctttattaattttttctttcataaaatatttaaatacttatTATTCACTatgtaaataataattaaaacataactactaattaaatttatttaaaaagagaaatccagattttgctttttaaaggGTATAGCTGCCCGGCTATTCccttaaaatattctatttatagagtacaTCCTCGCGGCTATaagtttaaaatattctatgtACAAAGGATAGGGTATAGCTGCTCGGCTTTACTTTTAGAATATTACTGTTAAATATtctaaatattattattatagagtatagccgccccggctatacctttaaaatattctatttaatgTTTTTCTGAAAGCTAGGAGATGtccaaaaattattttaagcacacaaaagaatttaaaataatattttttaaatgcttACAAAATGGGGTCGGAGTCTTGATCCGTATGCATTTGTTCGCTTCCTTCATTTACTTTCTTGTCCCAAAAGCCTACATATAAAACCGAGTCTCAAAGATTGACATTGGATCGGAGTACCGAAGCTTCGTTAAGGCTGAAGAATTAGGAAAAATATGTTGGTTCAGCTTCCGCGCCTGACCAGCTCTCTCAGAGAGCCCTTTGACATCGACCAAGCCTATTTGCAGCGCAAGCTCATCCTTCAGAGCCAGAAGCCTCGCCAGTACTTCCTTTCAACAAttcactctcttttttttttcttccttctcataGTTTTTACTTTACTGTAATGTTCTGTTTGGCTGCCAAGAAAACCTAGGAGAAGTGAGGCAAAGTAAGCAGGAAACGTATTAGTATAAGATAGGACTTGGAATACCGAATTTTACCCTGCAATGAGATTAATGCAATTTGGCTTAGCTGGTTTTTAATGGAAAAGTTCAAAGCACGTTATCGAAATTTCATGTTCTATAAATTTTCTGCGCCCCTTAGGCTTCTTAGTGACCAAATAATGCACTGCTGGGCACGTGAAATTTGTGCTAATTTTTACTAGTCAAGCTGCGTATAATTCCTAATTACTTGGTCTTTGATCAATTAATCCCAAAATAACTTTTGAACCTTTGAACTTTACGCTGTAGGTCTTCGAGCTCAGTGGATGAGTCAGAGCTTGCACGGAAGATAGTTTATAGATGGGAAGAAGGTAAGACAACTTGCTGTAATGAAATTGTGGACATACCACGTATATGATGTATTGAATAAATCGAAAATTTGTGGACAGCTTCGATTGAAGTGCGGCAAGCTTACAAGCAGTTTATTGGGGCTGTGGTGGAGTTGATAGATGGAGAAGTTCCATCCGAAGAGTTTTGTGAGGTGGCACTCACCGTGTACCATCTTTTTGGCAGGCCAGAGGAGGAAGACAATGTTGAAACAAATATTGCCGGAAAAAAGTAAGAATTATGTTCCCAATAATTAACATTCCTTTTTATCAGACAGAAATTAAATTAGTATTATAAGTGGTTGATGTGTCATGTTCAAATTATGATATTTACTAACTATAGTATGGTTAATGTGCCTGGATATCCGGAAGAAATAAGTAATGCATCTATCCAAAAGCTAGCAGATCCAGATAGtacattttgctttttttgtttttgtttgtttttttcttgataaGTAAAGTTAATTTTAGTTGTACAATTAAATTTAGAAACTTCGGAGTCACTGCATTTAGGAATCTCTTGTGCTCTGGCCTCCGGGAACACAGTGAACACGTTATTCAAATCCCACTACTAATAATTAAGTCTCAAGATACCAAACTGAACAGTTCTAGACCAGATTAAAGGAATGCTTGAGACTGGTTTTGGAAGGTCTAAAAGTGCTTTAGACAACGTATGGCAGAAAAATTAAAGTGTTTATGGGTCACAAAAGCACCCCAAGTACTTTTCCTGGAAGCACTTGGATTTTTAATAGTTTTTGATGTGTTTATAATAGTGCTTCTAGAAAAAGCGCTTATGAACCCCAAACGAGCCTTGACTCAAGAAGGATAAAACCAATTCAGTGCATAGTAATACAAGATGTTTAAATTTGTCATaaagataaaattaaaaaacgcTGGGATTGTGTTTAATGagtatttatttcatttatttattatccGGGGTTTGAGATTGTGAATAATTTTAACAATAATTATGgataaaaatgaagaaaagtttcAAGAATTTTGATTGCGTTTACTCATGTTTGAAATGCAGGCTGGAAGTGCAAAAACTACTTGGTCACGCCGTTTCAGATGCTAACGTGCGGAAAGTTGCCTCCCTAGCCCAGAGACTTGCAGGGATGCAGTCCAGTGATAAGGGGACTACAGTTGTTTCAGAAAGGCCTGTAAATGGGACTCATGACAATGTGGAATTTGGTTCTGACCTTGTTTTCCATGCACCAGCTCGATTTCTGGTGGATGTTTCTTTGGAGGATGGCGAGTTATTGGGTGAGGAAAGCACTGgaatttcttcttcatattatgAAGGATTATATAGTCATGGTAACTTGAATGATCATCATCCCTCTACTGATGGACGAAGCTTCAATTTGAGTTGGTTAAAAGATGCATGTGATCAGATAGTAACAAAAAGTAGTTCGCAGCTTTCCCGAGATGAACTGGCTATGGCCATTTGTCGGGTGCTTGACTCTGATAAACCTGGTGACGAGGTAGTTGTtaaatttcatttacttttgcTATGGGTTTCACTCTTGAGTTTTTGTAGACAACTGATTTCATACTaattttgagatattttctCAATGAAGATAGCAGGTGTCTTGTTAGATCTTGTTGGGGATAGTGCATTTGAAACTGTTCAAGACCTCGTATCAGTAAGACTTTAATTATTCTAATACTTTGTTGAACTAATCTTAGTTACTCTTTATGTTTTCCTCCCAAAACACCACTAACACACACATGTATAGACAAAACAAATTCCCCTTCCCACAGTACGCTTTTTTATGTGTCATCATGATCTTCATTTGAAGAAGTGGTACTATGCCATGTGGTGAGATCTTATCTGTTAAATAAACTGATTTGATCTTCAAATGCAAAGTTCATTCCCCTCTCTTTTAACAGCATACCACATTTTCAATTGTAGGATACAATTGTTTCTCTGGCCATCTTGGTATACATATTggatgggtttttgttagagaAGTCTATTC of Prunus dulcis chromosome 4, ALMONDv2, whole genome shotgun sequence contains these proteins:
- the LOC117626087 gene encoding probable serine/threonine-protein kinase abkC encodes the protein MSRFLTFRGFRKVANSVVTSQKHSCPEADKYGTFVRVGLRLPQYRFYRDYTFPARGNTPFSLYNTANIFCRSNYSRSFAIIPARSAVKHHAQLAWKRLSDRFSFNGRGFSGITNIAQAFSLAVTRSNLILPGIFAITSGKLAWAQRSFSETDYHPSPNTLYMRAQDGHAFMTSLVFSVFEGAILVMRALYLGILFSPSIMMAAFADCCGPEFRRLWLHVVHRTLELAGPAFIKWGQWAATRPDLFPRDLCTKLSELHTKAPEHSFAYTKKTIERAFGRKLPEIFDNFEEKPVASGSIAQVHRATLRFRYPGQQVKPIVVAVKVRHPGVGESIRRDFVIINLVAKISKFIPALKWWRLDESVQQFAVFMMSQVDLAREAAHLSRFIYNFRRWKDVSFPKPLYPLVHPAVLVETYEQGECVSHYVDDLEGHDRIKSALAHIGTHALLKMLLVDNFIHADMHPGNILVRVAQSKSSRKRLFKSKPHVIFLDVGMTAELSKSDRVNLVEFFKAVALRDGRTAAECTLRLSKQQKCPDPKAFIEEVEESFAFWGTPEGDLVHPAECMQQLLEKVRRHRVNVDGNVCTVMVTTLVLEGWQRKLDPGYNVMQTLQTLLLKADWAKSLSYTIEGLMAP